The Solanum pennellii chromosome 11, SPENNV200 genome contains a region encoding:
- the LOC107003588 gene encoding glucan endo-1,3-beta-glucosidase 8-like → MGNRNIDDFLILYIFGIAFMGMFLRCFGSVGVNWGTMATHQLPPNSVVKMLIENGFDKVKLFEADEVILNALIGTEIEVMLAIPNFMLEDLSSNPIIADSWVEANVSAYAYPHGVKIRYVAVGNEPFLRTYNGTYLQYILPALKNVQEAINKAGLGAKVKATIPFNADIYFSPESNQVPSAGDFRPEVRDLTLQIVQYLYSNDAPFVVNIYPFLSLYGNIYFPLDFAFFDGSNKPVRDGDNVYTNVFDANFDTLVWSLKKAGFTDMKIVVGEVGWPTDGDKNANIENAMRFNQGLIKHCLSEQGTPARKGKKIEVYLFSLIDENDKSIAPGNFERHWGMFEFDGKPKYELDLSGRMQKDKGLVAVEGVNYMHKRWCILKPENAVTDADNAEDLPKNIDYACSLSDCTALGYGSSCNHLSTEGNASYAFNMYYQLKNQNSWDCDFDGLAVVTDEDPSDDKCRFPLMIAVGHSLEMLLPKKLLYVLLVAILLLMDDQ, encoded by the exons ATGGGTAATCGAAATATCGATGATTTCTTGattctatatatttttggaattgCATTTATGGGTATGTTTTTAAGGTGTTTTGGGAGTGTTGGAGTGAACTGGGGTACAATGGCAACTCACCAATTACCCCCAAATAGTGTTGTGAAGATGTTGATAGAAAATGGATTTGATAAAGTGAAACTATTTGAAGCAGATGAAGTGATTTTGAATGCTTTAATTGGTACTGAAATTGAAGTAATGCTTGCAATTCCTAATTTTATGTTAGAGGATTTGAGTTCTAATCCTATAATTGCTGATTCTTGGGTTGAAGCTAATGTCTCTGCTTATGCTTATCCTCATGGAGTCAAAATCAG GTATGTAGCAGTGGGAAATGAGCCATTTCTCCGAACGTACAATGGGACGTACCTGCAGTACATATTACCAGCACTGAAAAATGTTCAAGAAGCCATCAACAAAGCTGGATTAGGGGCAAAGGTGAAAGCAACTATCCCTTTCAATGCAGACATTTACTTCTCCCCTGAGTCAAATCAGGTACCCTCAGCTGGTGATTTCAGGCCAGAAGTGCGCGATTTAACTCTCCAGATTGTTCAATATCTGTATTCGAATGATGCCCCTTTCGTTGTCAACATCTATCCTTTCCTCAGTCTATATGGGAACATCTACTTTCCATTAGACTTTGCTTTCTTTGATGGCTCAAACAAGCCTGTCAGAGATGGAGATAATGTGTACACGAACGTGTTTGATGCCAATTTCGATACACTTGTATGGTCGTTAAAGAAAGCTGGTTTCACTGACATGAAAATCGTAGTAGGAGAAGTAGGTTGGCCAACAGATGGAGACAAGAATGCTAATATCGAAAACGCAATGAGGTTTAACCAAGGATTGATCAAACATTGTTTGAGTGAACAAGGAACTCCTGCAAGAAAGGGCAAGAAGATAGAGGTTTATTTGTTCAGCCTTATTGATGAGAATGATAAAAGCATTGCTCCAGGTAACTTTGAGAGGCATTGGGGAATGTTTGAATTCGACGGGAAGCCTAAATACGAGCTAGATTTATCCGGGAGGATGCAGAAGGACAAAGGTCTGGTTGCAGTAGAAGGTGTAAACTATATGCACAAAAGGTGGTGTATACTTAAACCAGAAAACGCGGTAACAGATGCAGATAATGCAGAAGACTTACCAAAAAACATCGATTACGCGTGCAGTCTTTCAGATTGCACGGCTTTGGGATATGGCTCGTCCTGTAACCATCTTAGCACGGAAGGGAATGCGTCCTACGCTTTTAACATGTACTATCAGCTCAAGAATCAGAACAGTTGGGACTGTGATTTTGATGGCCTAGCTGTGGTGACTGATGAGGATCCATCGGACGATAAATGCCGATTTCCGCTGATGATTGCTGTTGGTCACTCCCTGGAGATGCTGTTGCCCAAGAAGCTGTTGTATGTCTTACTTGTTGCTATTCTCCTCTTGATGGATGATCAGTGA